The genomic region CGATCGCCACGCCGGACCAGATGGCCAAGATCGGCCGGATCGCGCGGATCCTGGGCCCGCGCGGCCTGATGCCGAACCCGAAGACCGGCACGGTGACCATGGACGTCACCAAGGCGGTGCAGGACATCAAGGGCGGCAAGATCACCTTCCGGGTGGACAAGCACTCGAACCTGCACCTGATCATCGGCAAGGCGTCCTTCTCCGAGACCCAGCTGGTCGACAACTACGCGGCCGTGCTGGACGAGGTGCTGCGGGCCAAGCCGTCCGCGGCGAAGGGCAAGTACCTCAAGAAGGTCACCCTCACCACCACGATGGGCCCGGGTGTCCCGGTCGACCCGAACCTGGTGAAGAACCTGACGGAGGCCTCGGCCGAGAGCTGAGCCACCGACCCGGACGGGGCGTCGCCACAGTTGTGGCGGCGCCCCGTCTCGTTTTCGGTGTGGCAGGCTCGTCCCATGCGGCTTGAGGACGTCTGGCTGCGGTACCGGCGGCGGGGTCCGTGGGTGCTGCGGGGTGTGGACGTACGGATCGGTGCGGGTGAGGTCGCCGTCGTGCTCGGCCGCAACGGGGTCGGCAAGTCGACGCTGCTCCAGGTCGCCGCGGGGGTGCTCCGGCCGGCCCGCGGGCGGGTCGTCGACCGCCCGGCGCGGGTGGGCTGGGTTCCCGAGCGCTTTCCGGCCGATCAGCCCTTCACGGTGACGCACTACCTGACCGCGATGGGCCGGATGGCCGGGCTGACCGCGTCGGCGGCCGACCACGCGGTGAGCGCCTGGACCGAGCGGCTCGGCCTCACCCGGTTCCGCGGCGTCCGGCTGCCCGAGTTGTCCAAGGGGACCGCCCAGAAGGTCGGTCTCGCCCAGGCGATGCTCCGCCCGCCCGGCCTGCTGGTCCTCGACGAGCCCTGGGAGGGGCTCGACGCCGGGGCCCGCGAGCTGGTCCCCGAGCTCATCGACGAGGTGCGGGCCGGTGGCGGTGCGGTCCTGGTCAGCGACCACCGGGGCGAGGTCGCCCGCGTGCCCGGTGCCCGCCGCTGGATGGTCGCCGACGGCCTGGTGACGGAGGAGACGCCCGCCGGGGCGGAGGCGTTCGCCGTGGTCGAGGTCGCGGTGCCGGCCATGCGGGTCGCCGACGCCGTCGCCCGCCTGCGCGCCGAGGGCCACCACGTGCTGGGCGTACGCCCCGGCGGCCCGCCCGCCGCCACCGACGCCGGCCTGGACGGCCCGGAGGCCGGCGCCGGTGTCGCCGTGGACGTCCCGCCCGCCGGCAGCGATGTCGCAGTGGACCTTCCGTCCGGTGCCACGGACGTCGGCCTGGACGGCCCACGGGCCGGCGCCGACGTCGCCCTCGACGGCCCGCACGTGGACGACCCGGCCGGGGCCGGCCGGTGACCGCCCTGCTCCGGCTGAGACTGGCCGGCTTCCTGCGGACCGGGCGGGCGGTCGCGCCACTCCTCACCGGCCTGGTCGCGCTCGGCATCCTGTACGGCGGGGGCCGGGCCCAGCCGGCGGAGGCGTACGGGGTCTCGGCGGTGGTCCTCTTCCCGGTGCTCGCCTGGCAGACGAAGGTGCTGCTGGACGTCGAGCCGGACGGGCAGCGCCGGCTGGCCCAGGTGACGGTCGGCGCCGGGCGGGAGCGGGCGGCCGGCCTGCTCGCCGCCACCGTTGCCGCGCTCGGCACGGTCGCCGTCGCGCTGGTCTTCCCGTGGCTGGTCGGTGGGGTCACCGGTCCGGTCGAGCCGGGTCACCGCCCGGTGGGCGTGGGCATCGCGCTGGGGCTGTGGGCGCACCTGCTGGCCGTACCCCCGTCGGTGGTGCTGGGGGCGTTGGCCAGCCGCGCCGTCACCCGTAGCGCCGGTTACGGCGTGGCGGTGCTGGCCCTCGGCGGGGTCGGCGCGGTCGTGCTCGGCCTGACCGGCTCGGTCGCGCCCTGGCTGGTGCCGCCGATCATGGCGACCGCCCGGGCCACCGCGGGCGACACGCCGGCGGCTACTGTGACGCTGCTCACTCTCTGGGCGGCGGGGTGGAGCGCGGTCGCTGCCGTGGGCTACCTGTGGTGGCGCCGGTCGCGGGCGTGAGCGGGCCCACGCGGGGGGCGATTTGCTGCTCACGCGACGTGTCGCGTAACCTTGGGACGAAGTTCCACCCAGAGACCGCTGGTCACCGTGCCCCGGCACGGTCGAAGGTCCCGCGACGACGGGCGACCCGCGCAGGGCGGTAAGCGAAAATCGGTGGTGTCCATGGTCCGCCGACCATGGTCGTCCGGCCGGCCCTCGCCCCGTGCGCCCTGCGCCGGGGCTTTTCTCGTTGTCGCGCTTCCTGAGCTGCCGTCGTGAGCGACCGCTTCCGACGGCGACCAGCCTCGAGCAACGAGAGAGGAGGGACATGGCGGACAAGCCGATCCGGGCCGACAAGGCCACGGCCGTCGCCGAGCTGACCGAGAGCTTCCGCAACGCGGGGGCGACCGTGCTGACCGAGTACCGCGGTCTGACGGTTTCCCAGCTCACCCAGCTGCGGCGCTCGCTCGGCAAGGAGACCAGCTACACCGTCGCGAAGAACACGCTCGCGAAGCGTGCCGCGACGGACGCGGGCATCTCCGGCCTCGACGAGCTGTTCACCGGTCCTACCGCGCTGACTTTCGTTTCGGGCGACGTCGTCGAGGCGGCGAAGGGCCTTCGCGACTTCGCGAAGGCCAACCCGAAGCTCGTCATCAAGGGCGGTGTCTTCGAGGGCAAGGCCATTTCCGCGGCCGAGGTCACGAAGCTCGCCGACCTGGAGTCCCGTGAGGTGCTGCTGGCCAAGCTGGCCGGCGCGATGAAGGGCAACCTGAGCAAGGCCGCGGCCCTGTTCCAGGCCCCGCTGTCGAAGACCGCCCGCCTGGCGGCGGCCCTGCAGGACAAGCGCGAGAAGGAGGGCGCCGAGGCGGCCTGAGGCCCTCCGGCGACCCAGTTCAGTCTTCAGTAACTTACGTTGGAAAGGACGCCAGACATGGCGAAGCTCAGCACCGACGAGCTGCTCGACGCGTTCAAGGAGATGACGCTGATCGAGCTCTCCGAGTTCGTGAAGCAGTTCGAGGAGACCTTCGAGGTCACCGCCGCCGCCCCGGTCGCCGTGGCTGCCGCGGGTGGCGCCCCGGCCGCCGCCGAGGCCGAGCCGGAGAAGGACGAGTTCGACGTCATCCTCGACGCCGACGGTGGCAAGAAGATCCAGGTCATCAAGGTCGTGCGTGAGCTGACCGGCCTGGGCCTCAAGGAGGCCAAGGACCTGGTCGAGGCCGCGCCGAAGCCGGTCCTGGAGAAGGTCAACAAGGAGACCGCCGACAAGGCCAAGGCCAAGCTCGAGGGCGAGGGCGCCAAGGTCACCCTCAAGTGACCTGACGCTCCACCTGCGCGTGTCCGGCTCAGGTGAGCCGGGGCACACACCGCGTCGCGGCGGGCGGCGATCCGACACCGGATCGCCGCCCGTCGTGTTGGTGGCCCCGGTGGCAACGCCTGTGAGCTGGGCGTCCGGGCGCGCCGTACGACCGGACGGCGGCGGGCGACGGCGCGGCGACGGCGGGAAAGACGTCGCCACCCGGGGGTCGGCCCTTGACGTGGCCCCGGGCTGCCAGGCACGCTGACACCAGCAAGACCTTCCGCGCTTGCGACGGCCACCACGCGGGTATTGCAGCGGTCAGCACCACCGGCCGCGGCACCCGAGCGGCCCGACAGGAACGTTGCGTTCCGAGCGGCCCGGTAGAGCCCGGTTTCCGGGGTCCCGAGGCACGTTCCGCAACGACCTGCGGGGTGGGCTGGACAGCGGTTAGCCTCTCGGCTACACTGCTAGTTTGCGCTGCCTTCCGACTAGACCCCTGCTCGGAAATGTCCGTTTGCGGATATTTCTGGTGGGGTCATTGGAGTGCACGCGTACCAGCCGTTCTGCAGCACCGGTCCTCGGAAGGACGCATCTTGGCAGCTTCCCGCCCTGCGAAGACCAGTCGTACGTCGAGCGCTTTCGCTCCCCGCCGAGTTTCATTCGGCAGGATCACCGAACACCTCGAGGTCCCCAACCTCCTCGCCATCCAGAACGAGTCCTTCGACTGGCTCGTCGGCAACGAGGCTTGGCAGGGCCGGTCGGCGGACGACCCGCACGCACGCTCGGGTCTCGCGGAGATCCTCGACGAGATCAGTCCCATTGAGGACTTCTCCGGCACCATGTCGCTCTCCTTCTCGGCTCCGCGCTTCGACGAGGTCAAGGCCTCGATCGAGGAGTGCAAGGAGAAGGACCTCACCTACTGTGCCCCGCTGTTCGTGACCGCGGAGTTCACCAACAACACCACCGGCGAGATCAAGAGCCAGACGGTGTTCATGGGTGACTTCCCGATGATGACGCCGAAGGGCACCTTCATCATCAACGGCACCGAGCGCGTGGTGGTCAGCCAGCTCGTCCGGTCCCCGGGCGTGTACTTCGACAAGCAGCCGGACAAGACCTCCGACCGCGACCTCTCCAGCGTCAAGGTCATCCCGAGCCGGGGTGCCTGGCTGGAGTTCGACATCGACAAGCGCGACACGGTCGGCGTCCGCATCGACCGCAAGCGTCGGCAGGCCGTCACGGTCCTGCTCAAGGCCATCGGATGGTCGGCCGAGCAGATCCGTGAGCGGTTCGGCTGGTCCGAGCTGATGATGACCACGCTCGAGAAGGACCACATCGCCGGCCAGGACGAGGCGCTCCTCGACATCTACCGCAAGCTCCGCCCTGGCGAGCCGCCGACGCGCGAGAACGCCCAGACCCTGCTCGACAACCTCTTCTTCAACCCGAAGCGGTACGACGTCGCCAAGGTCGGTCGATACAAGTTCAACAAGAAGCTCGAAGTGGACGTGCCGATCACCACCGGCACGCTGACCGAGGACGACATCGTCGCCACCGTGGAGTACCTCTGCCGGCTGCACGCCGGTGAGGACGGCTACGAGGCCGACGACATCGACCACTTCGGCAACCGTCGCCTGCGCACCGTGGGCGAGCTGATCCAGAACCAGGTTCGGGTCGGCCTGTCCCGGATGGAGCGGGTCGTCCGCGAGCGGATGACCACGCAGGACGTCGAGGCGATCACGCCGCAGACCCTGATCAACATCCGCCCGGTGGTGGCGGCGATCAAGGAGTTCTTCGGCACGTCGCAGCTGTCCCAGTTCATGGACCAGACCAACCCGCTGGCGGGCCTGACCCACCGGCGCCGGCTGAGCGCGCTCGGCCCGGGTGGTCTGTCCCGGGAGCGGGCCGGCTTCGAGGTCCGTGACGTGCACCCGTCCCACTACGGCCGGATGTGCCCGATCGAGACGCCGGAAGGCCCGAACATCGGCCTGATCGGCGCGCTGTCCACCTTCGCCCGGGTCAACCCGTTCGGCTTCATCGAGACGCCGTACCGGAAGGTCGTCGAGGGTCGGGTCACCGACCAGATCGACTACCTGACCGCGGACGAGGAGGACCGCTTCGTCAAGGCGCAGGCCAACGCGCCGCTGCGGGCCGACGGCTCGTTCGCCGAGGACCGCGTCCTGGTCCGCCGTAAGGGCGGCGAGACCGAGGACGTCCCGCCGGCGGCCGTGGACTACATGGACGTGTCGCCGCGGCAGATGACCTCGGTCGCCACCGCGATGATCCCGTTCCTCGAGCACGACGACGCCAACCGGGCGCTGATGGGCGCGAACATGCAGCGCCAGGCGGTGCCGCTGGTCAAGGCCGAGGCGCCGCTCGTCGGCACCGGCATGGAGTACCGGGCCGCCGTCGACGCCGGTGACGTGGTCGTCGCCGAGGTCGGCGGTGTCATCGAGGACCTGTGCGCCGACTACATCACCGTGCACCAGGACGACGGCCACCGCCGGACGTACCTGCTGCACAAGTTCCGCCGCTCCAACGCCGGCTCCTGCGTCAACCAGAAGCCGGTGGTCTTCGAGGGCGACCGCGTCGAGGCCGGCCAGGTCATCGCCGACGGTCCGTGCACCGACGAGGGCGAGATGGCGCTCGGGCGCAACCTGCTCGTGGCGTTCATGACCTGGGAGGGGCACAACTACGAGGACGCGATCATCCTGTCGCAGCGTCTCGTGCAGCAGGACGTGCTCACCTCGATCCACATCGAGGAGCACGAGGTCGACGCCCGGGACACCAAGCTCGGTCCGGAGGAGATCACCCGCGACATCCCGAACGTCAGCGAGGAGATGCTCGCTGACCTCGACGAGCGCGGCATCATCCGGATCGGCGCCGAGGTCGTCCCCGGCGACATCCTGGTCGGCAAGGTCACGCCGAAGGGCGAGACCGAGCTGACCCCGGAGGAGCGGCTGCTCCGCGCGATCTTCGGTGAGAAGGCGCGCGAGGTCCGGGACACCTCGCTGAAGGTGCCGCACGGCGAGACCGGCACGGTCATCGGCGTGCGTACCTTCTCCCGCGAGGACGGCGACGAGCTGCCTCCGGGCGTCAACGAGCTGGTCCGGGTCTACGTCGCCCAGAAGCGGAAGATCCAGGACGGTGACAAGCTCGCCGGTCGCCACGGCAACAAGGGCGTCATCTCCAAGATTCTCCCGATCGAGGACATGCCGTTCCTCGAGGACGGCACCCCGGTCGACATCGTGCTCAACCCGCTCGGTGTGCCGAGCCGGATGAACATCGGCCAGGTCCTGGAGACCCACCTCGGGTGGGTGGCCAAGACCGGCTGGCAGATCGAGGGCGACGACACCGAGTGGAAGCGTCAGCTCCGCTCGATCGAGGCCCACGAGTCCGAGCCGGACACCAACGTGGCCACGCCGGTCTTCGACGGTGCCCGCGAGGAGGAGATCTCCGGTCTGCTCGCGTCGACCCTGCCCAACCGGGACGGCAACCAGCTGATCGGTTCCAGCGGCAAGGCGCAGCTGTTCGACGGTCGCTCCGGCGAGCCGCTGCCGGACCCGATCGCGGTCGGCTACATCTACATCCTGAAGCTCAACCACCTGGTCGACGACAAGATCCACGCTCGGTCGACCGGCCCGTACTCGATGATCACGCAGCAGCCGCTGGGTGGTAAGGCGCAGTTCGGTGGCCAGCGCTTCGGTGAGATGGAGTGCTGGGCGATGCAGGCGTACGGCGCCGCGTACGCCCTGCAGGAGCTGCTGACGATCAAGTCCGACGACGTTCTCGGCCGGGTGAAGGTCTACGAGGCCATCGTCAAGGGCGAGAACATTCCGGAGCCGGGCATCCCGGAGTCGTTCAAGGTGCTGCTCAAGGAGCTGCAGTCGCTGTGCCTCAACGTCGAGGTGCTCTCCAGCGACGGTGTGGCCCTCGAGATGCGCGAGACCGACGACGAGGTGTTCCGGGCCGCCGAGGAGCTGGGCATCGACCTGTCCCGGCGCGAGCCGAGCTCGGTCGAGGAAGTGTGACGTCGAGGTTCCGGGGGCGGGCGACCGCCCCCGGGGCCCGACCCCGGTGAGCTGCTGGCGCAACAAGCGACGTGTGAGGGATATATAACGTGCTCGACGTCAACTTTTTCGACGAGTTGCGAATTGGGCTGGCGACCGCCGACGACATCCGTCAGTGGTCGCACGGCGAGGTCAAGAAGCCAGAGACGATCAACTACCGCACCCTGAAGCCGGAGAAGGACGGACTCTTCTGCGAGAAGATCTTCGGTCCGCAGCGGGACTGGGAGTGCTACTGCGGTAAGTACAAGCGGGTCCGGTTCAAGGGCATCATCTGCGAGCGCTGCGGCGTCG from Micromonospora sp. WMMD812 harbors:
- the rplJ gene encoding 50S ribosomal protein L10, whose protein sequence is MADKPIRADKATAVAELTESFRNAGATVLTEYRGLTVSQLTQLRRSLGKETSYTVAKNTLAKRAATDAGISGLDELFTGPTALTFVSGDVVEAAKGLRDFAKANPKLVIKGGVFEGKAISAAEVTKLADLESREVLLAKLAGAMKGNLSKAAALFQAPLSKTARLAAALQDKREKEGAEAA
- the rplL gene encoding 50S ribosomal protein L7/L12, translating into MAKLSTDELLDAFKEMTLIELSEFVKQFEETFEVTAAAPVAVAAAGGAPAAAEAEPEKDEFDVILDADGGKKIQVIKVVRELTGLGLKEAKDLVEAAPKPVLEKVNKETADKAKAKLEGEGAKVTLK
- the rplA gene encoding 50S ribosomal protein L1; this translates as MQRSKSYRKAADVIDRSKLYTPAEAVKLAKETTNVKFDATVEVAMRLGVDPRKADQMVRGTVNLPHGTGKTARVIVFAAGAKAEEAAAAGADEVGTDELVARIQGGWLDFDAAIATPDQMAKIGRIARILGPRGLMPNPKTGTVTMDVTKAVQDIKGGKITFRVDKHSNLHLIIGKASFSETQLVDNYAAVLDEVLRAKPSAAKGKYLKKVTLTTTMGPGVPVDPNLVKNLTEASAES
- a CDS encoding DNA-directed RNA polymerase subunit beta encodes the protein MAASRPAKTSRTSSAFAPRRVSFGRITEHLEVPNLLAIQNESFDWLVGNEAWQGRSADDPHARSGLAEILDEISPIEDFSGTMSLSFSAPRFDEVKASIEECKEKDLTYCAPLFVTAEFTNNTTGEIKSQTVFMGDFPMMTPKGTFIINGTERVVVSQLVRSPGVYFDKQPDKTSDRDLSSVKVIPSRGAWLEFDIDKRDTVGVRIDRKRRQAVTVLLKAIGWSAEQIRERFGWSELMMTTLEKDHIAGQDEALLDIYRKLRPGEPPTRENAQTLLDNLFFNPKRYDVAKVGRYKFNKKLEVDVPITTGTLTEDDIVATVEYLCRLHAGEDGYEADDIDHFGNRRLRTVGELIQNQVRVGLSRMERVVRERMTTQDVEAITPQTLINIRPVVAAIKEFFGTSQLSQFMDQTNPLAGLTHRRRLSALGPGGLSRERAGFEVRDVHPSHYGRMCPIETPEGPNIGLIGALSTFARVNPFGFIETPYRKVVEGRVTDQIDYLTADEEDRFVKAQANAPLRADGSFAEDRVLVRRKGGETEDVPPAAVDYMDVSPRQMTSVATAMIPFLEHDDANRALMGANMQRQAVPLVKAEAPLVGTGMEYRAAVDAGDVVVAEVGGVIEDLCADYITVHQDDGHRRTYLLHKFRRSNAGSCVNQKPVVFEGDRVEAGQVIADGPCTDEGEMALGRNLLVAFMTWEGHNYEDAIILSQRLVQQDVLTSIHIEEHEVDARDTKLGPEEITRDIPNVSEEMLADLDERGIIRIGAEVVPGDILVGKVTPKGETELTPEERLLRAIFGEKAREVRDTSLKVPHGETGTVIGVRTFSREDGDELPPGVNELVRVYVAQKRKIQDGDKLAGRHGNKGVISKILPIEDMPFLEDGTPVDIVLNPLGVPSRMNIGQVLETHLGWVAKTGWQIEGDDTEWKRQLRSIEAHESEPDTNVATPVFDGAREEEISGLLASTLPNRDGNQLIGSSGKAQLFDGRSGEPLPDPIAVGYIYILKLNHLVDDKIHARSTGPYSMITQQPLGGKAQFGGQRFGEMECWAMQAYGAAYALQELLTIKSDDVLGRVKVYEAIVKGENIPEPGIPESFKVLLKELQSLCLNVEVLSSDGVALEMRETDDEVFRAAEELGIDLSRREPSSVEEV
- a CDS encoding ABC transporter ATP-binding protein; its protein translation is MRLEDVWLRYRRRGPWVLRGVDVRIGAGEVAVVLGRNGVGKSTLLQVAAGVLRPARGRVVDRPARVGWVPERFPADQPFTVTHYLTAMGRMAGLTASAADHAVSAWTERLGLTRFRGVRLPELSKGTAQKVGLAQAMLRPPGLLVLDEPWEGLDAGARELVPELIDEVRAGGGAVLVSDHRGEVARVPGARRWMVADGLVTEETPAGAEAFAVVEVAVPAMRVADAVARLRAEGHHVLGVRPGGPPAATDAGLDGPEAGAGVAVDVPPAGSDVAVDLPSGATDVGLDGPRAGADVALDGPHVDDPAGAGR